A genomic segment from Heptranchias perlo isolate sHepPer1 chromosome 18, sHepPer1.hap1, whole genome shotgun sequence encodes:
- the LOC137334628 gene encoding ras association domain-containing protein 9-like isoform X2 → MGSPEGAEIVVWVCQEEKVVCGLTKRTSCAQVVRALLEDHLANAGDTRLLHAPPKDYCIVEKWRGFERFLPPPTKLLRLWASWGEEQPNVHFVLVKSGASLPVPGLRTAEAKVVQNTDGQRDLSPAQYIKNLPMDKQKRMVRKAFRKLAKMKRLRQDREGMETLVHLIVSQDHTIRQQLQRMKELDGDIERYESRTHFERIQNEGENYVQETYLLESRDNGRQQQQRGPAQLQEYLNKQDGILQLEQELQQRREILEKLTAEIQQELRKVWEGTQEEKIQSDSESLCNDQQCSQAETEKVESELEAGMCSALQLHKNLMDVQEKVKHKELLLVEKAEECDHLVQQLKSLHFPEDAESEAPVTGGCKDLAKCSLPRKSVKDQSGSGSEPLSPSDVNDTDSDTGISSTNSQDSEPPCVEVSCNQH, encoded by the exons ATGGGCTCCCCGGAGGGCGCCGAGATCGTGGTGTGGGTGtgccaggaggagaaggtggtgtgcGGACTGACCAAGCGTACCAGCTGCGCCCAGGTGGTGAGAGCCCTGTTGGAGGATCACCTCGCTAACGCCGGCGACACCAGGTTGCTACATGCGCCGCCCAAGGACTACTGCATCGTGGAGAAGTGGAGGGGCTTCGAGAGGTTCCTTCCCCCGCCGACCAAGCTGCTGAGGCTCTGGGCGTCCTGGGGAGAGGAGCAACCCAACGTGCACTTCGTCCTGGTCAAGTCGGGCGCCTCCCTCCCCGTCCCAGGGCTGAGGACAGCCGAGGCTAAGGTTGTCCAAAACACCGACGGTCAGAGGGACCTGAGCCCTGCCCAGTACATCAAGAACCTGCCGATGGACAAGCAGAAGAGGATGGTCAGGAAAGCTTTCAGGAAACTGGCTAAAATGAAAAGGCTGAGGCAGGACCGGGAGGGGATGGAGACCCTGGTCCATCTGATCGTATCCCAGGATCACACCATCCGCCAGCAACTGCAGAGGATGAAGGAGCTGGACGGGGACATCGAGAGATACGAGTCCAGGACTCACTTCGAGCGGATACAGAACGAGGGAGAAAACTATGTGCAAGAAACTTATTTACTGGAGAGCAGAGACAACGGCCGGCAGCAACAGCAACGTGGGCCAGCTCAGTTACAGGAATATCTCAACAAGCAGGACGGGATCCTACAGTTAGAGCAAGAACTTCAGCAGCGCAGGGAAATCCTGGAGAAACTGACAGCGGAAATCCAGCAGGAGTTGAGGAAGGTGTGGGAGGGAACTCAAGAGGAAAAGATACAAAGCGACTCCGAGTCCCTGTGCAATGATCAACAGTGTTCCCAGGCAGAGACTGAGAAAGTTGAGAGCGAGTTGGAGGCGGGCATGTGCAGTGCCCTCCAGCTCCACAAAAACTTAATGGATGTTCAGGAGAAAGTGAAACATAAGGAATTATTACtggtggagaaggcggaggaaTGTGACCACTTAGTCCAACAGCTGAAGTCGCTGCATTTTCCAGAGGATGCGGAGAGCGAAGCCCCGGTGACTGGGGGTTGTAAAGATTTGGCCAAGTGTAGTTTGCCGCGGAAGAGTGTCAAGGATCAATCCGGAAGCGGCTCTGAGCCTCTCTCCCCTTCCGATGTGAACGATACCGACTCCGACACCGGGATAAGCTCCACAAACAGCCAGGACTCGGAACCGCCTTGTGTCGAG GTGAGCTGCAACCAACACTGA
- the LOC137334628 gene encoding ras association domain-containing protein 9-like isoform X1 — translation MGSPEGAEIVVWVCQEEKVVCGLTKRTSCAQVVRALLEDHLANAGDTRLLHAPPKDYCIVEKWRGFERFLPPPTKLLRLWASWGEEQPNVHFVLVKSGASLPVPGLRTAEAKVVQNTDGQRDLSPAQYIKNLPMDKQKRMVRKAFRKLAKMKRLRQDREGMETLVHLIVSQDHTIRQQLQRMKELDGDIERYESRTHFERIQNEGENYVQETYLLESRDNGRQQQQRGPAQLQEYLNKQDGILQLEQELQQRREILEKLTAEIQQELRKVWEGTQEEKIQSDSESLCNDQQCSQAETEKVESELEAGMCSALQLHKNLMDVQEKVKHKELLLVEKAEECDHLVQQLKSLHFPEDAESEAPVTGGCKDLAKCSLPRKSVKDQSGSGSEPLSPSDVNDTDSDTGISSTNSQDSEPPCVEVFSTSQNYL, via the coding sequence ATGGGCTCCCCGGAGGGCGCCGAGATCGTGGTGTGGGTGtgccaggaggagaaggtggtgtgcGGACTGACCAAGCGTACCAGCTGCGCCCAGGTGGTGAGAGCCCTGTTGGAGGATCACCTCGCTAACGCCGGCGACACCAGGTTGCTACATGCGCCGCCCAAGGACTACTGCATCGTGGAGAAGTGGAGGGGCTTCGAGAGGTTCCTTCCCCCGCCGACCAAGCTGCTGAGGCTCTGGGCGTCCTGGGGAGAGGAGCAACCCAACGTGCACTTCGTCCTGGTCAAGTCGGGCGCCTCCCTCCCCGTCCCAGGGCTGAGGACAGCCGAGGCTAAGGTTGTCCAAAACACCGACGGTCAGAGGGACCTGAGCCCTGCCCAGTACATCAAGAACCTGCCGATGGACAAGCAGAAGAGGATGGTCAGGAAAGCTTTCAGGAAACTGGCTAAAATGAAAAGGCTGAGGCAGGACCGGGAGGGGATGGAGACCCTGGTCCATCTGATCGTATCCCAGGATCACACCATCCGCCAGCAACTGCAGAGGATGAAGGAGCTGGACGGGGACATCGAGAGATACGAGTCCAGGACTCACTTCGAGCGGATACAGAACGAGGGAGAAAACTATGTGCAAGAAACTTATTTACTGGAGAGCAGAGACAACGGCCGGCAGCAACAGCAACGTGGGCCAGCTCAGTTACAGGAATATCTCAACAAGCAGGACGGGATCCTACAGTTAGAGCAAGAACTTCAGCAGCGCAGGGAAATCCTGGAGAAACTGACAGCGGAAATCCAGCAGGAGTTGAGGAAGGTGTGGGAGGGAACTCAAGAGGAAAAGATACAAAGCGACTCCGAGTCCCTGTGCAATGATCAACAGTGTTCCCAGGCAGAGACTGAGAAAGTTGAGAGCGAGTTGGAGGCGGGCATGTGCAGTGCCCTCCAGCTCCACAAAAACTTAATGGATGTTCAGGAGAAAGTGAAACATAAGGAATTATTACtggtggagaaggcggaggaaTGTGACCACTTAGTCCAACAGCTGAAGTCGCTGCATTTTCCAGAGGATGCGGAGAGCGAAGCCCCGGTGACTGGGGGTTGTAAAGATTTGGCCAAGTGTAGTTTGCCGCGGAAGAGTGTCAAGGATCAATCCGGAAGCGGCTCTGAGCCTCTCTCCCCTTCCGATGTGAACGATACCGACTCCGACACCGGGATAAGCTCCACAAACAGCCAGGACTCGGAACCGCCTTGTGTCGAGGTGTTTTCGACATCGCAAAATTATCTTTAA